From the genome of Methylomonas sp. UP202, one region includes:
- the dnaK gene encoding molecular chaperone DnaK, translating to MAKIIGIDLGTTNSCVAVLENGTARVIENSEGARTTPSIIAFTGDNEVLVGQSAKRQAVTNPENTLFAIKRLIGRRFKEDAVQKDIKMVPYKIMEANNGDAWVECHGKKMAPPEVSSRVLMKLKKDAEAFLGEEVTEAVITVPAYFNDSQRQATKDAGRIAGLDVKRIINEPTAAALAFGMDKPKGDTTIAVYDLGGGTFDISIIEIAEIEGEHQFEVLATNGDTFLGGEDFDLRIIDFLAGEFKKDTGIDLHNDPLALQRLKESAEKAKIELSSAEQTDINLPYITADASGPKHLNVKLTRAKLESLVDELIERTKGPCLQAIKDAGISTSKINDVILVGGQTRMPKVQAFVKELFGKEPRKDVNPDEAVALGAAIQAGVLGGDVKDVLLLDVTPLSLGIETLGGVMTKLIEKNTTIPTNASQVFSTAEDSQTAVTVHVLQGEREMASGNKSLGRFDLQDIPPAPRGIPQIEVSFDIDANGILNVSAKDKATGKKQSIVIKASSGLSDAEVERMIKDAEAHADEDRKLKELVSARNSAEGMIHATEKSLKELGDQVTGDEKSAIEAAISDLQGVLKGDDKDAIEAKTAALTELSGKLAERVYAQKGGADAAAGEAHAASGQQAEDHNVVDAEFEEVKDDKK from the coding sequence ATGGCTAAAATCATCGGAATCGACCTAGGAACCACCAACTCCTGCGTCGCGGTCCTGGAAAACGGCACCGCGCGGGTTATCGAAAATAGCGAAGGTGCCCGCACCACGCCGTCTATCATCGCCTTCACCGGCGACAACGAAGTGTTGGTCGGTCAGTCCGCCAAACGTCAGGCGGTGACCAATCCTGAAAACACCTTGTTTGCGATCAAGCGTTTGATCGGCCGCCGTTTCAAAGAAGACGCAGTACAGAAAGACATCAAGATGGTGCCTTACAAAATCATGGAAGCCAACAACGGCGACGCTTGGGTGGAATGCCACGGTAAAAAAATGGCGCCGCCGGAAGTGTCTTCCCGCGTGTTGATGAAGTTAAAAAAAGATGCCGAAGCCTTCCTGGGCGAAGAAGTCACCGAAGCGGTTATTACCGTACCGGCTTACTTCAACGATTCGCAACGCCAAGCGACTAAAGATGCGGGCCGGATCGCCGGTCTGGACGTCAAACGCATCATCAACGAGCCGACTGCGGCGGCGTTGGCGTTTGGCATGGACAAACCGAAAGGCGATACCACCATCGCGGTCTACGACTTGGGTGGCGGTACCTTCGATATTTCCATCATCGAAATCGCCGAAATCGAAGGCGAGCACCAGTTCGAAGTATTGGCCACCAACGGCGACACCTTCCTGGGCGGTGAAGACTTCGACTTGCGCATCATCGATTTCCTGGCCGGGGAATTTAAAAAAGACACCGGCATCGATTTGCACAACGATCCATTGGCGCTGCAACGTCTGAAAGAATCAGCGGAGAAAGCGAAAATCGAGCTGTCTTCGGCCGAGCAAACCGACATCAACCTGCCGTATATCACCGCAGATGCGTCCGGTCCGAAGCACTTGAACGTCAAACTGACCCGCGCCAAACTGGAATCGCTGGTTGACGAACTGATCGAGCGCACCAAAGGTCCTTGCTTGCAAGCGATTAAAGATGCCGGCATTTCGACCTCGAAAATCAACGACGTGATTTTGGTGGGCGGTCAGACTCGGATGCCGAAAGTGCAGGCCTTCGTCAAAGAATTGTTCGGTAAGGAACCGCGTAAAGACGTCAACCCGGACGAAGCGGTGGCTTTAGGCGCGGCGATTCAAGCCGGCGTGTTGGGCGGCGACGTCAAGGACGTGTTGCTGCTCGACGTCACGCCATTGTCGTTGGGTATCGAAACATTGGGCGGGGTGATGACCAAATTGATTGAGAAAAACACCACGATCCCAACCAATGCTTCGCAAGTATTCTCGACCGCCGAAGACAGTCAAACCGCGGTCACCGTGCATGTGTTGCAGGGCGAGCGGGAAATGGCGTCAGGCAACAAATCGCTGGGCCGTTTCGATTTGCAGGACATTCCGCCTGCGCCGCGCGGTATTCCGCAAATCGAAGTGTCGTTCGACATCGACGCTAACGGTATCCTGAACGTGTCGGCCAAGGATAAAGCCACTGGCAAGAAGCAATCCATTGTGATCAAGGCGTCCAGCGGCTTGTCGGATGCCGAAGTCGAGCGCATGATCAAGGACGCCGAAGCGCACGCCGACGAAGACCGCAAGCTGAAAGAACTGGTTTCGGCGCGTAACTCGGCGGAAGGCATGATCCACGCGACCGAAAAGTCGTTGAAGGAATTGGGCGACCAAGTCACCGGCGACGAAAAATCGGCGATAGAAGCGGCCATCAGCGACTTGCAGGGCGTGTTGAAAGGCGACGACAAGGATGCTATCGAAGCCAAAACCGCCGCGCTGACCGAGCTTTCGGGTAAACTGGCCGAACGGGTTTACGCCCAAAAAGGCGGAGCGGACGCCGCTGCCGGCGAAGCCCATGCGGCTAGCGGTCAGCAAGCCGAAGACCACAATGTGGTCGATGCCGAGTTCGAGGAAGTGAAGGACGACAAAAAATAA
- a CDS encoding DEAD/DEAH box helicase, with protein sequence MLFSELGLSEQILRAVAEQGYETPTPIQEQAIPVILQGRDVLAGAQTGTGKTAGFTLPLLQLLQQAPVRKKPRPIRVLILTPTRELALQVYESVCSYGKHLPFFAEAIFGGVSSKPQIQKLQRGTDIVVATPGRLLDLIQQGYADLSQIEYFVLDEADRMLDMGFIRDIRKIIQLLPARRQNLLFSATYSPEISTLAEQLLSDPVEIAVAKRNSAAETVSQLVYGIKRESKRELLAHLIGDGRWQQVLVFVRTKHGADRLCKQLIKDGIRCAALHGDKSQGARTRALDDFKSGAITALVATDIAARGLDIDQLPHVVNYDLPQVAEDYVHRIGRTGRAGAEGQAISLVDAEEAQLLAAIEKLLKKSIPRVADTGYEKVSLEPVSAKSQPKAKPKAAAKPRSQARPGDRAGERARGGRPPRAAAGGARGR encoded by the coding sequence ATGCTATTTTCAGAACTCGGTCTTTCCGAGCAAATTCTTAGAGCCGTTGCCGAACAAGGTTACGAAACGCCTACTCCGATTCAGGAGCAAGCGATCCCGGTGATATTGCAGGGGCGGGATGTGCTGGCCGGTGCTCAAACCGGCACCGGCAAAACCGCGGGCTTTACACTGCCTTTGTTGCAATTGCTGCAACAAGCGCCTGTGAGGAAAAAGCCCCGACCTATTCGGGTGTTGATCCTAACGCCGACCCGCGAACTGGCGCTGCAGGTCTACGAGAGCGTTTGCTCTTACGGTAAGCATCTGCCGTTTTTTGCGGAAGCGATTTTCGGGGGCGTCAGCAGCAAGCCGCAAATCCAAAAATTGCAGCGGGGAACCGATATCGTGGTTGCGACTCCCGGCCGCTTGTTGGATTTGATCCAGCAAGGCTATGCGGACCTGTCGCAAATCGAGTATTTCGTGCTCGACGAAGCCGACCGGATGCTGGATATGGGGTTTATCCGCGACATCCGCAAAATTATCCAATTATTGCCGGCACGGCGCCAGAATCTGTTGTTTTCGGCAACGTATTCGCCGGAGATCAGCACGCTGGCCGAACAATTGTTGAGCGACCCGGTCGAGATTGCCGTCGCCAAACGCAATTCGGCGGCGGAAACCGTGTCGCAGTTGGTTTACGGTATCAAGCGCGAGTCCAAGCGCGAATTGCTGGCGCATCTGATCGGCGACGGCCGGTGGCAGCAGGTGCTGGTTTTCGTGCGTACCAAGCACGGCGCGGATCGCTTGTGCAAGCAGCTGATCAAGGATGGCATACGCTGCGCGGCCTTGCACGGCGACAAGAGCCAGGGAGCCAGGACCCGCGCGCTGGACGATTTTAAAAGCGGTGCGATCACGGCACTGGTGGCGACCGACATCGCCGCACGCGGGCTTGATATCGACCAGTTGCCGCATGTTGTCAATTACGATCTACCGCAAGTCGCCGAGGACTATGTGCATCGCATCGGACGCACCGGCCGGGCCGGCGCGGAAGGGCAGGCAATCTCGTTGGTCGATGCTGAAGAAGCGCAATTGTTGGCGGCAATCGAAAAACTCCTGAAAAAGTCGATTCCGCGCGTTGCCGATACAGGCTACGAAAAAGTGTCGCTGGAACCGGTTTCCGCCAAGTCTCAGCCCAAGGCCAAGCCTAAGGCAGCGGCTAAACCTCGGTCGCAAGCTCGGCCCGGCGACCGTGCGGGCGAACGTGCTCGGGGCGGCCGGCCGCCTCGAGCCGCTGCCGGTGGCGCGCGCGGGCGATGA
- the rapA gene encoding RNA polymerase-associated protein RapA — protein MNEFIPGQRWISNTESELGLGMVLEAEYNRVTVLFLATGDRRVYARDNAPLTRVRFAEGDTVESVEYVKISVQQVDEHAGLLTYIGVDEDGGLQQIDEMELNHHIQFNKPQDRLFTGQFDPTAWYLLRYETWRRQQRHQQSAVKGLQGARAALIPHQLYIAHQAANRAAPRIMLADEVGLGKTIEAGLIIQHRLINGLSERVLILVPESLMYQWLVEMLRRFNLRFSLFDETRCMSFNDDGNPFQNEQLILCSQQFFADFPDRQPQALAAGWDMVVVDEAHHLEWSEIAPSVEYRFVEQLAQAVPGLVLLTATPEQLGKESHFARLRLLDPDRFYSFAQYLQDEKQFEPVAQLANRLISGEPLNEAEQAELGELLKHDNAEAWLKQVNDSNVGAREELIKLLLDHHGTGRILFRNSRHTVKGFPDRERHGYPILGEDTAELADSPYLFWLIDTLKTLGDEKALLICRRADTVIQLEQILRHHVGHTAAVFHEGMSIVERDRAAAFFADEDSRAQVLLCSEIGSEGRNFQFVRHLFLFDLPENPDLLQQRIGRLDRIGQKHVIQIHIPYLVGSSREVLFRWFDEGLDAFRHNVSAASQVAKALSGPLSAALASRERAAVDALIEETRQLNARLEAELHKGRDLLLELNSCRPEPARQLVEAIHASESDGSLWPYLEDIFDCYGVDVEYHSKACHILRPSENLRISHFPMLQDDGLTVTVARDIALAREDMLFLTVEHPMVLAAMDLVLSSETGNAAVSVVRQAQLKAGQFLLELLFVLECSAPAELQIGRFLPHTPIRVLIDQNKMDLTASVSHDSLIETGDKFEKAQISQFLNSQRQHIQEMIKVAEQAAGGKAQQLIGEATNRMVAALTGEIKRMVRLKKVNPAIKDAEIEQLKEMTMLSHESIQDAQLRLDAVRFVITA, from the coding sequence ATGAACGAATTTATTCCCGGCCAACGCTGGATTAGCAACACCGAATCTGAGCTCGGCTTAGGCATGGTATTGGAAGCCGAATACAATCGCGTCACGGTGCTTTTCCTGGCGACCGGCGATCGGCGGGTTTACGCGCGCGACAACGCTCCGCTGACGCGGGTCAGGTTCGCGGAAGGCGATACCGTCGAATCGGTGGAATACGTCAAGATCAGCGTACAGCAAGTGGACGAGCACGCCGGGCTGTTGACCTATATCGGTGTCGACGAAGACGGCGGATTGCAGCAAATTGACGAGATGGAACTCAACCACCATATTCAATTCAACAAGCCGCAAGATCGATTGTTCACCGGCCAGTTCGACCCGACCGCCTGGTATTTGCTGCGCTACGAAACCTGGCGGCGCCAGCAACGCCATCAACAGTCGGCGGTCAAGGGGCTGCAAGGCGCGCGCGCCGCGCTGATTCCCCATCAATTGTATATCGCGCATCAGGCCGCTAACCGCGCCGCGCCGCGCATTATGCTGGCGGATGAAGTCGGTTTAGGGAAAACCATAGAAGCCGGCTTGATCATTCAACACCGTCTGATTAACGGTTTGAGCGAACGAGTTTTGATTTTGGTGCCCGAAAGCCTGATGTACCAATGGTTGGTTGAAATGTTGCGGCGCTTCAATCTGCGTTTCAGCCTGTTCGACGAAACCCGTTGCATGTCGTTCAACGACGACGGCAATCCGTTTCAAAACGAGCAATTGATACTGTGCAGCCAACAGTTTTTTGCTGACTTTCCCGATCGCCAGCCACAAGCGTTGGCGGCCGGCTGGGATATGGTCGTCGTCGACGAGGCACATCATTTGGAATGGAGCGAGATCGCCCCCAGCGTCGAGTACCGTTTCGTCGAGCAGTTGGCGCAAGCGGTGCCGGGCTTGGTGTTGTTGACCGCCACGCCGGAGCAATTGGGCAAGGAGAGTCATTTCGCCCGCTTGAGATTGCTCGATCCCGATCGCTTCTACAGCTTTGCGCAATATCTGCAAGACGAAAAGCAATTCGAGCCGGTGGCGCAGTTGGCGAATCGGCTGATTTCCGGTGAGCCGTTAAACGAGGCAGAGCAAGCCGAGTTAGGCGAGTTGTTGAAACACGACAATGCCGAAGCATGGCTGAAGCAAGTCAACGACAGTAATGTCGGCGCGCGCGAGGAATTGATCAAGTTGCTGTTGGATCACCACGGCACGGGTCGGATCTTGTTCAGAAACTCCCGGCATACGGTCAAAGGTTTTCCGGACCGGGAACGCCATGGTTATCCGATTCTCGGCGAGGACACCGCCGAACTCGCCGACAGTCCCTATCTGTTTTGGCTGATTGACACCTTGAAGACCCTCGGCGACGAGAAGGCGTTGCTGATTTGCCGGCGAGCCGACACCGTGATCCAGCTGGAGCAAATACTGCGACATCACGTGGGACATACCGCGGCGGTATTTCACGAGGGCATGAGTATCGTCGAGCGGGACCGAGCGGCGGCATTCTTTGCCGATGAAGACAGTCGGGCGCAGGTTCTGTTGTGTTCGGAGATCGGCAGCGAGGGGCGCAACTTTCAATTCGTGCGGCATCTGTTTCTGTTCGATTTGCCGGAAAACCCCGATTTGCTGCAACAGCGTATCGGCCGATTGGATAGGATCGGCCAAAAGCATGTGATACAGATCCACATTCCCTACCTGGTCGGCAGTTCGCGCGAGGTGTTGTTTCGCTGGTTCGACGAAGGTTTGGACGCGTTTCGACATAACGTTTCGGCGGCGTCGCAGGTGGCCAAAGCCTTGAGTGGGCCATTGTCGGCGGCGTTGGCCAGTCGCGAGCGAGCGGCGGTTGACGCATTGATAGAAGAAACTCGCCAGCTGAATGCGCGCCTCGAAGCGGAATTGCATAAGGGCCGCGATTTGTTGCTGGAACTGAACTCCTGCCGTCCGGAGCCTGCTCGGCAATTGGTCGAAGCCATTCACGCCAGCGAATCCGATGGCAGTTTGTGGCCTTATCTGGAGGATATTTTCGATTGCTACGGCGTCGACGTCGAGTATCACTCCAAGGCTTGTCATATCCTGCGGCCCAGCGAAAATCTGCGCATTTCGCATTTTCCGATGTTGCAGGACGACGGCTTGACCGTAACGGTGGCTCGGGATATTGCGTTGGCGCGCGAGGACATGTTGTTTCTGACCGTCGAACATCCGATGGTTTTGGCGGCGATGGATTTGGTGTTGTCTAGCGAGACGGGCAATGCCGCAGTCAGCGTGGTCAGGCAGGCGCAATTGAAGGCCGGCCAATTTTTGTTGGAATTGCTGTTTGTACTCGAGTGTAGTGCGCCGGCCGAACTGCAAATTGGCCGGTTTTTGCCGCATACGCCGATTCGGGTGTTGATAGACCAAAACAAGATGGATCTAACGGCGTCGGTCAGCCATGACAGTCTGATCGAAACCGGCGATAAGTTCGAGAAGGCCCAAATCAGTCAGTTTTTGAATAGCCAACGCCAGCATATTCAGGAGATGATCAAAGTAGCGGAACAAGCCGCTGGCGGCAAGGCCCAGCAATTGATTGGCGAAGCCACCAATCGAATGGTGGCGGCATTGACCGGTGAAATCAAGCGGATGGTCAGGCTGAAAAAAGTCAATCCGGCGATCAAGGATGCCGAGATCGAACAACTCAAGGAAATGACGATGTTATCGCACGAGAGCATACAGGACGCGCAATTGCGTCTGGATGCGGTTCGTTTCGTGATTACCGCTTGA
- a CDS encoding NUDIX hydrolase, which produces MPKPITPLIAADILIELIDHPQRPFVLIERKYPPYGWAVPGGFVDVGETVEHAAVREAAEETGLDVRLTALLGIYSNPQRDPRNHTATAVYIAEAHGWPTAADDAKNCGLFTFDNLPPVLAFDHALVIADYRHYKLTGEIAPLRI; this is translated from the coding sequence ATGCCCAAACCGATTACGCCTTTGATTGCAGCCGATATTCTGATCGAACTGATCGACCACCCGCAGCGTCCCTTCGTGTTGATCGAACGCAAATACCCGCCTTACGGCTGGGCTGTGCCGGGTGGCTTTGTCGATGTCGGTGAAACGGTTGAACATGCCGCGGTTAGGGAAGCAGCGGAGGAAACCGGTCTTGACGTTCGTCTGACTGCATTGCTGGGCATTTATTCCAATCCGCAACGCGATCCGCGCAACCACACCGCGACGGCGGTTTACATCGCGGAAGCTCACGGCTGGCCAACAGCGGCCGACGACGCCAAGAATTGCGGTTTGTTTACCTTTGACAATTTGCCGCCGGTTTTGGCCTTCGATCACGCGTTGGTCATCGCCGACTACCGTCATTATAAACTGACCGGAGAAATAGCGCCGCTAAGAATATAA
- the dapB gene encoding 4-hydroxy-tetrahydrodipicolinate reductase, with translation MMAMRIGVVGASGRMGLCLLKAALAAPQAELTVAISRPDSLAIGKDAGDLAGVSPAGVPVGDDLAAVVDCFDALIDFTRPDATMAYLDVCRQAGKKLVIGTTGFSESQKAAIAEAARDIAIVMAPNFSVGVNLSLKLLETTAKVMGDYTDIEVIEAHHRHKIDAPSGTALRMGEVVAAALGRDLKDCAVYGREGETGARDRKTIGFSTIRAGDIVGEHTVMFADEGERVEITHKASSRMTFANGAVRAAIWLADKSSGLYDMQDVLGLKN, from the coding sequence ATGATGGCGATGCGTATCGGCGTGGTGGGTGCTTCCGGGCGCATGGGATTGTGTTTGTTGAAAGCGGCGTTAGCCGCGCCGCAAGCCGAATTGACGGTCGCGATTTCGCGGCCGGACAGTTTGGCGATAGGCAAGGATGCCGGCGATTTGGCCGGCGTTTCGCCGGCCGGCGTGCCGGTCGGCGACGATTTGGCGGCGGTCGTGGATTGTTTCGACGCCCTGATCGATTTTACTCGGCCGGATGCGACGATGGCCTATCTGGACGTTTGCCGGCAAGCCGGGAAAAAACTCGTCATCGGTACCACCGGGTTTAGCGAGAGCCAAAAAGCGGCAATCGCAGAGGCCGCGCGGGACATCGCAATCGTGATGGCGCCTAATTTTAGTGTCGGCGTCAATCTGTCGTTGAAGTTGCTGGAAACGACCGCGAAAGTGATGGGCGATTACACCGACATCGAAGTCATCGAAGCCCACCACCGGCACAAGATCGATGCTCCGTCCGGCACCGCATTACGGATGGGCGAAGTCGTCGCGGCGGCGCTGGGCCGGGACTTAAAGGACTGCGCCGTTTACGGACGGGAAGGCGAGACCGGTGCCCGCGATCGTAAAACCATTGGATTTTCGACGATACGGGCCGGCGATATCGTCGGCGAGCACACCGTGATGTTTGCCGACGAAGGTGAACGCGTCGAAATCACCCACAAAGCCAGCAGCCGGATGACCTTCGCCAACGGCGCGGTGCGCGCCGCTATTTGGCTGGCCGACAAATCCAGCGGTCTTTACGATATGCAGGACGTACTGGGTTTGAAAAACTGA
- the grpE gene encoding nucleotide exchange factor GrpE, giving the protein MSHQQSSHEQQSDAELIAEVLEQTKEAGEDVVAEATEAGEVSIESLRQQLEQAQQQAAANLDKALRVQADMENLKKRVQKDLDDERKYGLAKFAKELLSVLDSLELGVQAATGDSPEVAKLREGSVLTIKQFESVFAKFNIEVLDPTGQAFNPELHQAMAMQPSASAEPNTVLNVFQKGYILNGRLLRPAMVVVAKAEDKPADSAKVDEQA; this is encoded by the coding sequence ATGAGCCATCAGCAATCGAGTCACGAACAGCAATCCGACGCCGAATTGATCGCCGAGGTGCTGGAGCAGACCAAAGAAGCCGGCGAAGATGTTGTTGCCGAGGCAACCGAGGCCGGTGAAGTCAGCATCGAAAGCCTGCGGCAACAACTGGAGCAAGCCCAACAACAAGCCGCCGCGAATCTGGACAAGGCTTTGCGCGTGCAGGCCGACATGGAAAATCTGAAAAAACGCGTACAAAAGGATTTGGACGACGAGCGTAAATACGGCTTGGCCAAGTTCGCCAAGGAATTGCTTAGCGTGTTGGACAGTCTCGAGCTTGGCGTGCAGGCGGCGACCGGCGATAGTCCGGAAGTGGCTAAATTGCGCGAAGGCAGCGTGCTGACCATTAAGCAATTCGAATCGGTGTTCGCCAAATTCAATATCGAAGTCCTCGATCCGACCGGGCAAGCGTTCAATCCCGAATTGCATCAAGCCATGGCGATGCAGCCCAGCGCCAGCGCCGAACCCAATACGGTTTTGAACGTGTTTCAAAAAGGCTACATCTTAAACGGCCGTTTGCTACGCCCCGCGATGGTGGTGGTGGCCAAGGCCGAGGACAAACCCGCCGACAGCGCGAAAGTTGACGAACAGGCTTGA
- the hrcA gene encoding heat-inducible transcriptional repressor HrcA: MASGPDLNERSAYLLKALVERYIQDGQPVGSRVLSKDPLLKLSPASIRNVMADLEEMGLIHSPHTSAGRVPTVAGYRLFVDSLLTVKPLASSDLDQLQSGLLADADKTGDVLSKASRLLSDMTHMAGVVTLPRREMVTLRHIEFLPMSSMRVLVIFVTDGEEVHNKIIHTQRQFSPAELQQAANYLNSVYAGLSLAKIREQVLREMEQDQQRVNQGMIDAVSMAQLTFAQQPNDDYVLSGETNLMGFSELSDMDRLKQLFEAFSQKRGVIHLLDQCLLADGVQIFIGEESGYSAFDHCSLVTAPYSVNDEVVGVLGVIGPTRMAYEKVIPFVDVTAKILGAALNPK; the protein is encoded by the coding sequence GTGGCTAGCGGACCGGATTTAAACGAAAGATCGGCGTATTTGCTGAAGGCCTTGGTTGAGCGTTATATACAAGACGGTCAGCCGGTCGGCTCGCGGGTATTGTCCAAGGATCCGCTGCTTAAGCTCAGTCCGGCCAGCATTCGCAACGTCATGGCCGATCTCGAGGAAATGGGCTTGATCCATTCGCCGCACACCTCGGCGGGCCGGGTGCCGACCGTGGCCGGATACCGTTTGTTTGTCGATAGTCTGTTGACGGTCAAGCCGCTGGCGTCCAGCGACCTGGATCAATTGCAAAGCGGCTTGCTGGCCGATGCGGACAAAACCGGCGACGTGCTGAGCAAGGCCTCCAGGTTGCTGTCGGATATGACCCATATGGCTGGTGTCGTCACCCTGCCGCGCCGTGAGATGGTCACGTTGCGACACATCGAATTCCTGCCGATGTCCAGCATGCGCGTACTGGTGATTTTTGTCACCGACGGCGAGGAAGTTCATAACAAAATCATCCATACCCAGCGTCAATTTAGCCCGGCCGAACTGCAACAGGCCGCCAATTACTTGAATTCGGTTTACGCCGGCCTCAGTCTGGCCAAGATCCGCGAGCAAGTGTTGCGGGAGATGGAGCAGGATCAGCAGCGCGTCAATCAAGGCATGATAGACGCGGTCAGCATGGCGCAACTGACCTTCGCCCAACAACCCAACGATGATTACGTGTTGAGCGGCGAAACCAATCTGATGGGCTTTTCCGAATTGTCCGACATGGACCGTCTAAAACAGCTGTTCGAGGCGTTCAGCCAAAAGCGCGGCGTGATCCATTTGCTGGATCAATGTCTGTTGGCCGACGGCGTGCAGATTTTTATCGGCGAAGAGTCCGGCTATAGTGCATTCGACCATTGCAGCTTGGTCACGGCGCCTTATTCGGTCAACGACGAGGTGGTTGGCGTGTTGGGAGTGATCGGCCCAACCCGGATGGCGTATGAAAAAGTGATTCCGTTCGTCGACGTGACGGCAAAAATATTGGGAGCGGCCTTGAATCCCAAATAA
- a CDS encoding PilZ domain-containing protein, giving the protein MKPEKRNHLRVRPRGLQAGIVFNPTTAKELAFEADILDISYSGIRVRLRKPLADDIVGKIKITMILPESGTPFSVHGVIKHQHSESECGLHYIDHVEGSIDDLMFECVELDESTVLIKTN; this is encoded by the coding sequence ATGAAACCCGAGAAGCGCAATCACCTTAGAGTAAGACCTAGAGGCCTGCAGGCAGGTATCGTTTTCAACCCCACGACAGCCAAGGAGCTGGCGTTCGAGGCCGATATCCTCGATATTAGCTACAGCGGCATTCGCGTCCGGCTTCGCAAGCCGCTGGCGGACGATATAGTCGGCAAAATCAAGATCACGATGATATTGCCGGAATCCGGCACGCCGTTCAGCGTGCACGGCGTTATCAAGCATCAGCACAGCGAATCCGAATGCGGCCTGCATTACATCGACCACGTCGAGGGGTCGATAGACGATCTGATGTTCGAGTGCGTCGAACTTGACGAAAGTACCGTGTTGATCAAAACCAATTAA
- the dnaJ gene encoding molecular chaperone DnaJ translates to MAKEDFYKLLEVDRNASEAEIKKSYRKMAMKYHPDRNKDNPEDAEKKFKQIKEAYEILSDSKKRAAYDQFGHAGVDPSMGGGRGGFSGAESFSDIFGDVFGDIFGGGGGRQRSSVQRGADLRYNLELTLEEAVGGTEATVKVPVLVACGECNGSGAKKGSSPVTCSTCHGHGQVRMQQGFFSVQQTCPTCHGTGKQIKDPCPKCYGQGRIQETKTLSVKVPAGVDTGDRIRLAGEGEAGINGGPSGDLYVQVQVKEHPIFTRDGANLYCEVPISFPTACLGGELEVPTLDGKVMLKIPPETQTGKMFRLRGKGVKPVRGGAIGDLLCRVQIETPVRLTKDQQTLIEQLQVSLSGGGKQHSPQEHSWMDGVKSFFDKLTG, encoded by the coding sequence ATGGCAAAAGAAGATTTTTACAAACTGTTGGAAGTCGATCGTAACGCCAGCGAAGCCGAGATCAAAAAGAGCTATCGCAAAATGGCGATGAAGTATCATCCCGACCGCAACAAGGACAATCCGGAAGACGCCGAGAAGAAATTCAAGCAAATCAAGGAGGCCTACGAGATATTGTCCGATTCGAAAAAACGGGCGGCCTACGATCAGTTTGGTCATGCCGGCGTCGATCCGTCGATGGGCGGCGGCCGCGGCGGTTTCAGCGGGGCGGAAAGCTTTAGCGATATTTTCGGCGATGTGTTCGGCGACATATTCGGCGGTGGTGGCGGACGGCAGCGCAGTAGCGTCCAGCGCGGCGCGGATCTGCGTTATAACCTGGAGTTGACGCTGGAAGAAGCCGTCGGCGGTACCGAAGCGACCGTCAAGGTGCCGGTGCTGGTCGCCTGCGGCGAATGTAACGGCAGCGGCGCCAAGAAGGGCAGCAGCCCGGTCACCTGTTCGACTTGCCACGGTCATGGCCAAGTGCGGATGCAACAAGGCTTTTTCTCGGTGCAGCAAACCTGTCCGACCTGTCACGGTACCGGCAAGCAAATCAAGGACCCTTGTCCGAAATGCTACGGGCAAGGCCGTATTCAGGAAACCAAAACGCTGTCGGTCAAGGTGCCGGCCGGTGTCGATACCGGCGACCGGATTCGCTTGGCCGGCGAGGGCGAAGCCGGTATCAACGGCGGTCCGTCCGGCGATTTGTACGTGCAGGTTCAGGTTAAGGAGCATCCGATCTTTACCCGCGACGGTGCGAATCTCTATTGCGAAGTGCCCATCAGCTTTCCGACCGCCTGCTTGGGCGGCGAGTTGGAAGTGCCGACCCTGGACGGCAAGGTGATGCTGAAAATCCCGCCGGAAACCCAGACCGGCAAAATGTTTCGCTTGCGCGGCAAGGGTGTCAAGCCTGTACGTGGCGGAGCCATCGGCGACTTGCTGTGCCGGGTACAGATAGAAACGCCGGTGCGCTTGACCAAGGATCAGCAAACGTTGATCGAACAATTGCAGGTGTCTCTCAGCGGCGGCGGCAAGCAACACAGTCCGCAGGAACATAGCTGGATGGACGGTGTGAAAAGCTTTTTCGACAAGTTGACGGGATGA